Proteins encoded in a region of the Oncorhynchus clarkii lewisi isolate Uvic-CL-2024 chromosome 18, UVic_Ocla_1.0, whole genome shotgun sequence genome:
- the LOC139372475 gene encoding growth hormone secretagogue receptor type 1-like, with protein sequence MRSWPNRTDCLSPVNCSWEDNYWNYYFNGSYQGPVPPENLFPIPVLMGITITCTLLFLAGVAGNVMTILVVSKYRDMRTTTNLYLCSMAVSDLLIFLCMPPDVYRLWKYRPWIFGDTFCKLFQFVSECCTYSTILNITALSVERYLAICFPLRAKRLVTKRRVRALILFLWLVSLLSAGPVFVLVGVEHETRPAAGNSVTAGGAEGQTEIDTSECKPTQYAVESGLLAAMALVSSVFFFLPVFCLTVVYSLIGRRLWKRRRENNIGANVAHRDKSNRQTVKMLAVVVFAFVLCWLPFHLHRYLMSHSSEGSSPLWSLFTQYCSLVSTVLFYLSAAINPVLYNTMSRKYRSAAAQLFGLQETQPPRGRTASTVKGESSPAWTESTVSL encoded by the exons ATGCGCTCCTGGCCCAACCGAActgactgtctctctcccgtTAACTGCAGCTGGGAggataactactggaactactactTTAACGGGAGCTACCAGGGTCCCGTGCCCCCCGAAAACCTATTCCCCATCCCCGTTCTAATGGGAATCACCATCACCTGTACTCTCCTGTTCCTAGCGGGAGTGGCCGGGAATGTAATGACTATACTGGTCGTGTCTAAGTACAGAGACATGAGAACAACCACTAACCTCTACTTATGTAGCATGGCTGTCTCAGACTTGTTGATATTCCTCTGTATGCCCCCTGATGTGTATCGGTTATGGAAGTACAGGCCATGGATATTTGGAGATACATTCTGTAAGCTGTTTCAGTTCGTTAGTGAGTGCTGTACTTATTCAACGATTTTGAATATAACCGCTCTGTCCGTGGAGCGGTACCTGGCCATCTGCTTCCCACTTCGCGCCAAACGCCTGGTCACCAAGCGACGCGTCCGTGCACTCATCCTCTTTCTCTGGCTCGTGTCGCTGTTGAGCGCGGGACCTGTCTTCGTTCTGGTGGGAGTGGAGCACGAGACTCGCCCAGCGGCGGGAAACTCTGTGACTGCTGGTGGGGCGgaaggacagacagagatagacactaGCGAGTGTAAACCCACGCAGTACGCGGTTGAGTCTGGGCTTCTAGCCGCCATGGCGTTGGTTAGCTCTGTGTTTTTCTTCCTGCCGGTGTTTTGTTTGACTGTGGTGTACAGTTTGATTGGACGAAGGTTgtggaagagacggagagagaacaATATTGGAGCTAATGTAGCACACAGGGACAAGAGCAACAGACAGACCGTCAAGATgttag ctgtagTGGTCTTTGCCTTCGTCCTGTGCTGGCTGCCTTTCCACTTGCATCGTTACCTTATGTCCCATTCCTCCGagggctcctctcctctctggtctctcttcacCCAGTACTGCTCCCTTGTTTCCACTGTCCTCTTCTATCTCTCGGCTGCCATCAACCCTGTCCTCTATAACACCATGTCTAGGAAGTACCGGTCAGCTGCTGCCCAACTGTTTGGTCTACAGGAGACTCAACCACCCAGAGGGAGAACAGCAAGCACTGTCAAAGGAGAGAGTTCACCTGCCTGGACAGAGTCCACTGTTAGCCTGTGA